A single region of the Streptomyces sp. NBC_00236 genome encodes:
- a CDS encoding M18 family aminopeptidase, giving the protein MTPVPHRSHADDLLSFIRASPSPYHAVASAAQRLEKAGFRELRGTDDWTGTTGGSFVVRGGALIAWYAPEGTPSHTPFRIIGTHTDSPNLRIKPTPDTASAGWRQIAVEIYGGVPLNTWLDRDLGISGRLALRGPGGRTDSRLVQIDEPLLRVPQLAIHLDRSVNDGLALDRQRHVAPVWSLGAAEEGALLRRVAAAAEAEPDEVLGWDLMLHDIQPPGYLGAEREFLVSSRLDNLVSVHAGVTALAGASTASGEPAYIPVLAAFDHEEVGSGSDTGAQSPLLERVLSRSVTARGGSQEDWSRALSGAFCVSADMAHAVHPNYAERHDPDHRPLPNSGPTVKVNVNQRYATDSTGIAMFASACERAGAPWQPFVSNNAMPCGTSIGPLTAARLGVQTVDVGVPGLSMHSARELCGADDPGYLAAILGAFVTSD; this is encoded by the coding sequence ATGACGCCGGTCCCTCACCGCAGCCACGCCGACGACCTGCTCTCCTTCATCAGGGCCAGCCCCTCCCCGTACCACGCCGTGGCGAGCGCGGCCCAGCGCCTGGAGAAGGCCGGTTTCCGTGAGCTGCGGGGCACCGACGACTGGACGGGCACCACGGGCGGCAGCTTCGTCGTCCGCGGCGGAGCCCTGATCGCCTGGTACGCCCCCGAGGGCACGCCCTCCCACACCCCGTTCCGGATCATCGGCACGCACACCGACTCCCCGAACCTGCGGATCAAGCCCACCCCCGACACCGCCTCCGCCGGCTGGCGGCAGATCGCGGTGGAGATCTACGGCGGGGTCCCGCTCAACACCTGGCTCGACCGCGACCTGGGCATCTCGGGCCGGCTGGCCCTGCGGGGGCCGGGCGGCCGGACCGACTCCCGGCTCGTCCAGATCGACGAACCGCTGCTGCGCGTGCCCCAGCTGGCGATCCACCTGGACCGCTCCGTCAACGACGGCCTGGCGCTGGACCGGCAGCGGCACGTCGCCCCGGTCTGGTCGCTCGGCGCCGCGGAGGAGGGGGCGCTGCTGCGCAGGGTCGCGGCGGCGGCCGAGGCCGAGCCGGACGAGGTGCTCGGCTGGGACCTGATGCTCCACGACATCCAGCCCCCCGGGTACCTGGGTGCGGAACGGGAGTTCCTGGTCTCCTCGCGGCTGGACAACCTGGTGTCGGTGCACGCGGGCGTCACGGCGCTGGCCGGTGCGTCGACGGCGTCCGGGGAACCCGCGTACATCCCCGTCCTCGCGGCCTTCGACCACGAGGAGGTCGGCAGCGGTTCGGACACGGGTGCGCAGAGCCCGCTGCTGGAGCGGGTGCTGAGCCGTTCGGTCACCGCCCGCGGCGGCAGCCAGGAGGACTGGTCCCGAGCCCTGTCCGGTGCCTTCTGCGTCTCGGCGGACATGGCGCACGCCGTCCACCCCAACTACGCGGAACGGCACGACCCCGACCACCGTCCGCTGCCCAACAGCGGCCCCACTGTCAAGGTCAACGTCAATCAGCGCTACGCCACCGACTCGACCGGCATCGCGATGTTCGCGTCGGCGTGCGAGCGGGCGGGGGCGCCGTGGCAGCCGTTCGTCTCCAACAACGCGATGCCGTGCGGTACCTCCATCGGCCCGCTCACCGCGGCCCGGCTGGGTGTGCAGACCGTCGACGTGGGGGTGCCGGGCCTGTCGATGCACTCGGCGCGCGAGCTGTGCGGGGCGGACGACCCGGGGTACCTGGCGGCGATCCTCGGCGCGTTCGTGACCTCGGACTGA
- a CDS encoding fumarate hydratase, translated as MPEFAYSDLLPLGEDTTPYRLVTAEGVSTFEADGRTFLKVEPEALRTLAAEAMHDISHYLRPAHLAQLRRIVDDPEASSNDKFVALDLLKNANIAAAGVLPMCQDTGTAIVMGKRGQNVLTSGGDEEALSHGIFDAYTKLNLRYSQMAPLNMWDEKNTGSNLPAQIELYATDGGAYKFLFMAKGGGSANKSFLFQETKAVLNEASMMKFLEEKIRSLGTAACPPYHLAIVVGGTSAEFALKTAKYASAHYLDELPAEGSPTGHGFRDKELEEKVFELTQKIGIGAQFGGKYFCHDVRVVRLPRHGASLPVAIAVSCSADRQATAKITAEGVFLEQLEKDPARFLPDTTDEHLDEAGDVVKIDLNRPMDEILAELTKYPVKTRLSLSGPLVVARDIAHAKIKERLDAGEEMPQYLKDHPVYYAGPAKTPEGYASGSFGPTTAGRMDSYVAQFQAAGGSKVMLAKGNRSKQVTDACDAHGGFYLGSIGGPAARLAQDCIKKVEVVEYEELGMEAVWRIEVEDFPAFVVVDDKGNDFFTEPAPAPTFTSIPVRGPGLG; from the coding sequence ATGCCAGAGTTTGCGTACTCCGATCTGCTCCCCCTGGGAGAGGACACCACGCCGTACCGTCTGGTCACCGCCGAGGGTGTGTCCACCTTCGAGGCCGACGGACGTACGTTCCTCAAGGTCGAGCCGGAGGCGCTGCGCACCCTGGCCGCCGAGGCCATGCACGACATCTCGCACTATCTGCGCCCCGCCCACCTGGCGCAGCTGCGGCGGATCGTGGACGACCCCGAGGCCTCGTCCAACGACAAGTTCGTCGCGCTCGACCTGCTGAAGAACGCGAACATCGCCGCCGCCGGCGTCCTGCCGATGTGCCAGGACACGGGCACCGCGATCGTCATGGGCAAGCGCGGCCAGAACGTGCTGACGTCGGGCGGTGACGAGGAGGCCCTGTCGCACGGCATCTTCGACGCGTACACGAAACTCAACCTGCGCTACTCGCAGATGGCCCCGCTGAACATGTGGGACGAGAAGAACACCGGCTCGAACCTCCCGGCGCAGATCGAGCTGTACGCGACCGACGGCGGCGCGTACAAGTTCCTCTTCATGGCCAAGGGCGGGGGCTCGGCCAACAAGTCGTTCCTCTTCCAGGAGACCAAGGCGGTCCTCAACGAGGCCTCCATGATGAAGTTCCTGGAGGAGAAGATCCGTTCGCTGGGGACCGCGGCCTGCCCGCCGTACCACCTGGCGATCGTCGTCGGCGGTACGTCGGCCGAGTTCGCGCTCAAGACCGCGAAGTACGCCTCCGCGCACTACCTGGACGAGCTGCCCGCCGAGGGCTCGCCCACCGGTCACGGCTTCCGGGACAAGGAACTGGAGGAGAAGGTCTTCGAGCTGACGCAGAAGATCGGCATCGGGGCGCAGTTCGGCGGAAAGTACTTCTGCCACGACGTGCGCGTGGTCCGTCTCCCCCGGCACGGTGCCTCGCTGCCCGTCGCCATCGCCGTGTCCTGCTCCGCCGACCGCCAGGCGACCGCGAAGATCACCGCCGAGGGCGTCTTCCTCGAGCAGCTGGAGAAGGACCCGGCGCGCTTCCTCCCCGACACCACCGACGAGCACCTCGACGAGGCGGGCGACGTCGTCAAGATCGACCTCAACCGGCCGATGGACGAAATCCTCGCCGAGCTGACGAAGTACCCGGTCAAGACGCGCCTCTCGCTGAGCGGCCCGCTGGTCGTGGCGCGCGACATCGCGCACGCCAAGATCAAGGAGCGGCTGGACGCGGGCGAGGAGATGCCGCAGTACCTGAAGGACCACCCCGTGTACTACGCGGGTCCCGCGAAGACGCCCGAGGGTTACGCCTCCGGGTCCTTCGGTCCGACGACGGCCGGCCGGATGGACAGTTACGTCGCGCAGTTCCAGGCGGCGGGCGGCTCCAAGGTGATGCTGGCCAAGGGGAACCGGTCCAAGCAGGTCACCGACGCGTGCGACGCGCACGGTGGCTTCTACCTCGGCTCGATCGGCGGCCCGGCGGCCCGGCTCGCGCAGGACTGCATCAAGAAGGTCGAGGTCGTCGAGTACGAGGAGCTCGGCATGGAGGCGGTCTGGAGGATCGAGGTCGAGGACTTCCCGGCGTTCGTCGTCGTCGACGACAAGGGCAACGACTTCTTCACCGAGCCGGCCCCCGCCCCGACGTTCACCAGCATTCCGGTGCGCGGTCCAGGCCTCGGCTGA
- a CDS encoding DUF1707 SHOCT-like domain-containing protein, protein MDLEKHPQQPTVRAEPDVIRASDADRDRIADILREAMAEGRLTADEHAERVDSVYRAKTVGELEPLVRDLPTPGGTPRPAGASYARTPEVPTGPADNLVAIFSSASRKGRWRVGGRTNAFSLFGSVEIDLTEALFGQRLTVINATSVFGSVDIRVPENISLRGSGTGIFGSFEVTTLESADPEAPVVAVNGYSVFGSVEAKPKRGKFIADLQDRLRKHLGH, encoded by the coding sequence GTGGACCTCGAAAAGCACCCCCAGCAGCCCACCGTGCGGGCGGAACCCGACGTCATCCGCGCCTCCGACGCGGACCGGGACCGGATCGCGGACATCCTGCGGGAGGCGATGGCCGAGGGCCGGCTGACCGCCGACGAGCATGCCGAGCGGGTCGACTCCGTCTACCGCGCCAAGACCGTCGGAGAACTCGAACCGCTGGTACGGGACCTGCCGACGCCGGGCGGCACCCCCAGGCCCGCCGGCGCCTCGTACGCCCGCACCCCCGAGGTGCCCACGGGGCCCGCCGACAACCTGGTCGCGATCTTCAGCAGTGCCAGCCGCAAGGGCCGCTGGCGGGTCGGCGGGCGCACGAACGCGTTCTCGCTGTTCGGCAGTGTGGAAATCGATCTGACCGAGGCCCTTTTCGGACAGCGGCTCACGGTGATCAATGCGACTTCCGTCTTCGGGAGCGTGGACATCAGGGTCCCCGAGAACATCTCGCTGCGCGGAAGCGGAACGGGCATTTTCGGCAGTTTCGAAGTCACGACGCTGGAATCGGCGGACCCCGAGGCTCCCGTGGTGGCCGTCAACGGATATTCGGTGTTCGGCAGCGTCGAGGCGAAGCCCAAGCGCGGCAAGTTCATTGCGGATCTGCAGGACAGGCTGCGTAAACATCTCGGTCACTGA
- a CDS encoding WhiB family transcriptional regulator, with amino-acid sequence MLQLPHQPLQVAAVPPQRTPAREDQAGPWHAEAVCRRDEAGLFFAPSKEPTAARLSREESAKRVCARCPVMIECREHALGQPEPYGVWGGLTAAERRVALARRRRREAELKASDATGHIAAAG; translated from the coding sequence GTGCTGCAACTGCCGCATCAGCCCCTGCAGGTCGCCGCCGTCCCTCCCCAGCGGACCCCCGCTCGGGAGGACCAGGCAGGCCCCTGGCATGCGGAGGCGGTGTGCCGCCGGGATGAAGCCGGGCTGTTCTTCGCCCCGTCGAAGGAGCCGACTGCTGCCCGACTGTCGCGCGAGGAGTCCGCGAAGCGGGTCTGCGCGCGTTGCCCCGTGATGATCGAATGCCGCGAACACGCCTTGGGTCAACCGGAGCCGTACGGGGTGTGGGGCGGCCTGACGGCTGCCGAACGCCGCGTGGCGCTCGCCCGCCGCAGGCGGCGCGAGGCGGAGCTCAAGGCGTCCGACGCCACCGGCCACATCGCCGCGGCCGGCTGA
- the glpX gene encoding class II fructose-bisphosphatase gives MSEHHLPSQLEVSPEAPDRNLALELVRVTEAAAMAAGRWVGRGDKIGADGAAVKAMRTLVSTVSMNGIVVIGEGEKDEAPMLFNGERVGDGTGPEVDIAVDPIDGTTLNAKGMPNAIAVLAAADRGAMFDPSAVFYMDKLVTGPEAADFVDINAPVSVNIRRVAKAKNSMPEDVTVVILDRPRHEGIVKEIRETGARIKFISDGDVAGSIMAAREGTGVDLLMGIGGTPEGIISACAIKCLGGVIQGKLWPKDAAERQRALDAGHDLDRVLSTDDLVSGDNVFFVATGITDGELMRGVRYRAETATTESIVMRSKSGTIRKIDSTHRLSKLRAYSAIDFDRAK, from the coding sequence ATGTCCGAGCATCATCTGCCGTCCCAGCTGGAGGTCTCCCCGGAGGCCCCCGACCGCAACCTCGCCCTGGAGCTCGTCCGGGTCACGGAGGCCGCCGCCATGGCCGCCGGGCGCTGGGTCGGCCGCGGGGACAAGATCGGCGCCGACGGCGCCGCCGTGAAGGCCATGCGGACCCTCGTCTCCACCGTGTCGATGAACGGCATCGTCGTCATCGGTGAGGGCGAGAAGGACGAGGCCCCCATGCTGTTCAACGGCGAGCGCGTCGGCGACGGCACCGGTCCCGAGGTCGACATCGCCGTCGACCCGATCGACGGCACCACCCTGAACGCCAAGGGCATGCCGAACGCGATCGCCGTGCTGGCCGCTGCGGACCGGGGCGCGATGTTCGACCCGTCCGCCGTCTTCTACATGGACAAGCTGGTCACGGGTCCCGAAGCCGCCGACTTCGTCGACATCAACGCCCCCGTCTCGGTGAACATCCGCCGGGTCGCGAAGGCGAAGAACTCCATGCCCGAGGACGTCACCGTCGTCATCCTGGACCGCCCGCGCCACGAGGGCATCGTCAAGGAGATCCGGGAGACCGGCGCCCGGATCAAGTTCATCTCCGACGGCGACGTCGCGGGCTCGATCATGGCCGCCCGCGAGGGCACCGGCGTCGACCTGCTCATGGGCATCGGCGGCACGCCCGAGGGCATCATCTCGGCCTGCGCCATAAAGTGCCTCGGCGGTGTCATCCAGGGCAAGCTCTGGCCGAAGGACGCGGCCGAACGGCAGCGCGCCCTGGACGCCGGACACGACCTGGACCGGGTGCTGTCCACGGACGACCTGGTCAGCGGCGACAACGTGTTCTTCGTGGCCACCGGCATCACGGACGGCGAGCTGATGCGGGGCGTGCGCTACCGCGCGGAGACGGCGACGACCGAGTCGATCGTCATGCGCTCCAAGTCGGGCACCATCCGGAAGATCGACTCCACCCACCGGCTGTCGAAGCTGCGTGCCTACAGCGCGATCGACTTCGACCGCGCGAAGTGA
- a CDS encoding DUF4245 domain-containing protein: protein MASKRGKQTVRDMFLSLAVISAVAGVAYIFVPHDDKADPVKAVDYRVELLTARRAAPYPVVAPSGLAQDWKPTSVGYDRAAGNSWHLGFLDPDGKYVAVEQSTSAAEKYVSEVSQKAKDTGRTQQVAGETWQHWEGPKYDALVRQDKGATTVVTGSASAERLAEMAAALKTS from the coding sequence GTGGCAAGCAAGCGAGGCAAGCAGACAGTGCGGGACATGTTCCTGTCGTTGGCGGTGATCTCCGCGGTGGCGGGCGTCGCCTACATCTTCGTTCCGCACGACGACAAGGCCGATCCGGTCAAGGCCGTCGACTACCGGGTCGAGCTTCTGACCGCGCGGCGCGCGGCCCCGTACCCGGTGGTGGCCCCGAGCGGTCTGGCGCAGGACTGGAAGCCCACCTCGGTCGGTTACGACCGTGCGGCGGGCAACAGTTGGCACCTGGGCTTCCTGGACCCGGACGGCAAGTACGTCGCGGTGGAGCAGTCCACGTCCGCTGCGGAGAAGTACGTCTCCGAGGTCAGCCAGAAGGCGAAGGACACCGGCCGCACGCAGCAGGTGGCGGGGGAGACCTGGCAGCACTGGGAGGGCCCGAAGTACGACGCCCTCGTGCGCCAGGACAAGGGCGCGACCACGGTCGTGACCGGATCCGCCTCGGCGGAGCGGCTGGCGGAGATGGCGGCGGCGCTCAAGACGTCCTGA
- a CDS encoding malonic semialdehyde reductase produces MSLVLDPAAQDLLFREARTANTFTDEPVTDEQVQAIYDLVKYGPTAFNQSPLRVVLVRSDEARARLVPHMAEGNQPKTSTAPLVAILATDNEFHEELPALLPHFPQAKDAFFSERPVRESAAALNGALQAAYFIIGVRAAGLAAGPMTGYDAAGIEKEFLDGDHNVLMVVNIGKPGEDAWFPRLPRLAFDEVVQTV; encoded by the coding sequence ATGTCCCTCGTTCTTGACCCCGCCGCCCAGGACCTCCTCTTCCGTGAGGCCCGCACCGCCAACACCTTCACCGACGAGCCGGTGACCGACGAGCAGGTCCAGGCGATCTACGACCTGGTCAAGTACGGCCCGACCGCGTTCAACCAGTCGCCGCTGCGCGTCGTCCTGGTGCGTTCGGACGAGGCCCGCGCCCGTCTGGTCCCGCACATGGCCGAGGGCAACCAGCCGAAGACCTCGACCGCCCCGCTGGTCGCGATCCTGGCCACGGACAACGAGTTCCACGAGGAGCTCCCGGCCCTGCTGCCGCACTTCCCGCAGGCGAAGGACGCGTTCTTCTCCGAGCGCCCGGTCCGCGAGTCGGCCGCCGCGCTGAACGGCGCCCTGCAGGCCGCCTACTTCATCATCGGCGTCCGCGCCGCCGGCCTGGCCGCCGGCCCGATGACGGGCTACGACGCCGCCGGGATCGAGAAGGAGTTCCTCGACGGCGACCACAACGTGCTGATGGTCGTCAACATCGGCAAGCCGGGCGAGGACGCCTGGTTCCCGCGCCTGCCGCGCCTCGCGTTCGACGAGGTCGTCCAGACCGTCTGA
- a CDS encoding exodeoxyribonuclease VII small subunit — MTDDGTTTAAATGTLGYEQARDELIEVVRRLEAGGTSLEDSLALWERGEELAKVCRHWLEGARARLDAALAGPAAPGEDAGDTAADAR; from the coding sequence ATGACGGACGACGGGACGACGACGGCTGCGGCGACGGGCACGCTCGGTTACGAGCAGGCGCGCGACGAGCTGATCGAGGTGGTGCGCCGGCTGGAGGCGGGCGGAACCTCGCTGGAGGACTCCCTCGCACTGTGGGAACGCGGCGAGGAGCTGGCGAAGGTGTGCCGGCACTGGCTGGAGGGTGCGCGCGCCCGTCTCGACGCGGCGCTGGCGGGACCTGCCGCCCCAGGGGAGGACGCCGGGGACACGGCGGCCGACGCGCGCTGA
- the xseA gene encoding exodeoxyribonuclease VII large subunit, giving the protein MALQTSPEAPLPVGDVSRLIGGWIDRLGAVWVEGQITQLSRRPGAGVVFLTLRDPSHDISVSVTCFRQVFDRIADVVTEGARVVVLAKPEWYAPRGQLSLRATEIRPVGIGELLVRLEQLKKSLASEGLFALDRKKPLPFLPQLIGLVCGRASAAERDVLENARRRWPAVRFEVRNTAVQGVHAVNQVVHAVKELDALDEVDVIVVARGGGSVEDLLPFSDEELIRTVAACRTPVVSAIGHEPDSPLLDLVADVRASTPTDAAKKVVPDVGEELDRVQQLRDRALRTVRGLLDREERGLAHALGRPSMEHPQRMVDERASEVDALIGRGRRVLGHLLDRADSELAHTRARVLALSPAATLERGYAVLQRADGHVVRDPADAGAAGDALRARVSGGEFTVRVDG; this is encoded by the coding sequence ATGGCTCTCCAAACTTCTCCGGAAGCTCCGCTGCCCGTCGGTGACGTGTCGCGGCTGATCGGCGGCTGGATCGACCGGCTCGGCGCGGTCTGGGTCGAGGGGCAGATCACGCAGTTGTCGCGACGGCCGGGTGCCGGAGTGGTGTTCCTGACCCTGCGCGACCCGTCCCACGACATCTCGGTGAGCGTGACGTGCTTCCGACAGGTCTTCGACCGCATCGCGGACGTGGTGACGGAGGGCGCGCGCGTCGTCGTCCTGGCGAAGCCCGAGTGGTATGCGCCCCGCGGCCAGCTCTCGCTGCGGGCCACGGAGATACGGCCGGTCGGCATCGGTGAGCTGCTGGTCCGGCTGGAGCAGCTCAAGAAGTCCCTTGCCTCGGAGGGCCTCTTCGCTCTCGACCGCAAGAAGCCGCTGCCCTTCCTGCCCCAGCTGATCGGGCTCGTCTGCGGACGCGCGTCGGCGGCCGAGCGCGATGTGCTGGAGAACGCGCGCCGCCGGTGGCCCGCCGTCCGCTTCGAGGTGCGCAACACCGCGGTGCAGGGCGTGCACGCGGTGAACCAGGTGGTCCACGCGGTCAAGGAGCTCGACGCCCTCGACGAGGTGGACGTGATCGTCGTGGCGCGCGGCGGGGGCAGCGTGGAGGATCTGCTGCCGTTCTCGGACGAGGAGCTGATCCGTACGGTCGCCGCGTGCCGCACCCCGGTCGTCTCGGCGATCGGCCATGAACCCGACTCCCCGCTGCTCGACCTGGTCGCCGACGTGCGGGCCTCCACGCCCACGGACGCGGCGAAGAAGGTCGTGCCCGATGTGGGCGAGGAGCTGGACCGGGTGCAGCAGCTGCGCGACCGGGCGCTGCGGACGGTACGGGGGCTGCTCGACCGGGAGGAGCGGGGCCTGGCGCATGCGCTGGGACGGCCCTCCATGGAGCACCCGCAGCGGATGGTGGACGAGCGCGCCTCGGAGGTCGACGCGCTGATCGGGCGGGGCCGGCGGGTGCTGGGCCATCTGCTGGACCGCGCGGACTCGGAGCTCGCCCACACCCGCGCCCGCGTCCTCGCGCTGTCACCCGCGGCAACGCTGGAACGTGGCTACGCGGTGCTCCAGCGGGCGGACGGGCACGTGGTCCGGGACCCGGCCGACGCGGGCGCCGCCGGGGACGCGCTGCGGGCCCGGGTGTCGGGGGGCGAGTTCACGGTGCGGGTCGACGGGTGA